One Anaerohalosphaeraceae bacterium genomic window, TACGCATGTGGTGACGGCGGATGAGCGGATTCTGCCGGGCGGGACGGCGTTTATTACCGATATCGGGATGACGGGGGCGCACGATTCGGTTTTGGGCCGCAAGAGCGAGTGTGTCATTCGGGCGTTTCGCACGCAGATGCCGTATCCATTTGAATTGGCCTGCGGGGATGTGCGGATGAGTGCCATTCTGGTGACGGTGGACAGCCATACGCGACGGGCGGAGTCGATCGAGCGGATTCAGGTTCGGGAGGAGACGGCCGACGAGATGATTTACGACAGCGATGACGGCAAGCCGGATTCCGCAAACGGCTTTATGAGTTAACAGGCATAGCCGGTTCAGTTTTTTCTGCGAGGCAGTTCAGCGGGAGGGATTGTCAGGGTTTTCGGCGTGTTTTTCCTTGTATTCTTTGGCGAGCTGACGGAGTTTGAGGATATCCGTCTTGCCGGAGCCCAGACGGGGGATTTCGTCGATGCCGATGATATTTTCGCGTCTGGGAAGGTAGAGTTTGGGCAGGTCGCTTTCCGCCAGTTTTTCGTAAAGGTCTTCCGGATTCACTTTGTCTTTCACATACAGCAGGACGATTTGTTCCCCTTTTTTCTCATCGGGCAGACTGGTGACGGCCACGAGCGGTTCATTCAGATGAAGAAGTTTCAGACAGGTTTCTTCAATCGTCAGGTGGGAGACCATTTCCCCGCCGATTTTGCTGAAGCGGCTGAGCCGGTCGGTGATGGTGATGAAGCCGTCTGAGTCGAGCGTGACAATATCTCCGGTGTTGTACCAGCCGTTCTGAAGGACCTGGGCGGTTTTTTCGGGAAGATTCAGATATCCTTTCATCACGTTGGGGCCTTTGACCCAGAGCAGTCCGGGCTGTCCGACGGGGACGGGCCGGCCGGTTTCCGGATGGCGGATTTGAACGGCGATGCCGGGCAGGGGGTGTCCGGCGGAGCCTTCTTTGGTGCCGATTTGGCGGGCGCCGGCAACTTCGACATCCAGGACATTGATGGCAATCAGCGGGGAGCATTCGGTGGTTCCGTAGCCCTCGCGCGGACGGATGCCGAATTTCTTTTCAAATTCCTCGATAAGTTCGATTTTCAGTTTTTCAGCGCCCGCGATGATAAACCGCAGTGTCTTGAAATCGTCCGGCTCACAGCGTTTCATATAATTCAGCAGAAACGTGGGAGTAGCGAACAGAAGGGTGGCGTTTTCGGTGCGGACGGTCTGGCCGACAGCTTTGGCGTCGAGGGGGTTAGGAACAAAGCAGACGGGCACCCCGGCCAGAATCGGCAGCCACAGCGTGCAGGTCAGGCCGAAGGAATGAAACAGCGGCAGAACGGCACAGAGTTTGTCATGGGGCAGTGTACGGAAAATCATCAAAGCCCCTTCAAGGTTGGACAGGATGTTGTGGTGGCTCAAAAGGATGCCTTTGGGTTTGCCGGAGCTGCCGGAGGAAAAGAGGATGAAGGCGGTCTGGTCCGGGTCGAAGTTTTCCGCACAGGCCAGACGGCGTCGCGGGCAAAACAGGGCTTTGAGGGCGGCCAGCCGTTTTTGTGCCGGCGTAAATTGGGTCAGAAGGTCTTCGAGGAATAACGCACCGGGCAGGGCGGTCGGAGAAATGTTTATCTTCTCCAGAAACAGACGGCTGGTGAGGATGGTCTTCAGGCCGGTTTGCTCGATCATAAATTGGCGGTCTGAGAGGGAGACGGCATAAGAGAGATTCACGGCGGTTTTGTTGAGCAGGGCGACGGCCAGATTGGCACAGACGGCTCCGACGGAGGGCGGCAGAAAGATGCCGATGTTGGGCTGGTCGGCGGTGCGGTTTTTCAGATAGTCGCGCAGAAGGACGGCGGCGATGAGGGTTTTGCCCCACGTGAGCCGTTTGCCGCTGATGTCGCTGATAAAAGGCCGGCGGAAATGTTTGCGGGCGCAGCGGACAAAGGTTTCGCCCAGACTGATTCGATGGGGTTTTCGGCTTTCAAAGTAATCGCAGGACAGTTCCGCGACGGCCTGGCGGGCTTCTTCCGCGGAGGCGTCGGCGGGCAGGGGCTTTCCAAAATGAACCTGGACGGGATAAGGCAGTCTTTTGGGCCAGGCGGACAGTAGCCGTCCGTGATAGTGGCTTAAGATGCTGCCCCAGATTCCCCCCAGGTAGGCGGGTATGACGGGAATATCGAGCCCCTGGGCAATTTTTTCAAATCCGGGCCGAAAGCGGTTCATCTGGCCGGTTCGGGTAATGCCGCCTTCCGGGAAGACGCAGACCAGTTCGCCGTCCTGAAGGGCCCGCCGGGCCTGTCCAATGGATTCAAAGATAGATTTGGGTGAGTCGGAGGGACTGACGGGAATGGCCTTTACAAGCCGAAAGAGCCAGCGAAGCCCTTTCTTTTGGTAGAGAGACTTGTCCATCAGAAAACGGACAGGACGCGGCAGGGAAGCCATCAGAATCACGGCATCGGCCCAGGAAACATGGTTCGAAACAAGGAGTGCCGGGCCGGAAGCGGGGATGTGTTCGGCGCCGAAAACACGGAGGCGGTAGAGCAGTCGGGTCAGTACGGCGGCCAGAAATCGAAGCAGCGGGTATGGCAGACGAATGACGGCGCCGACAGCCAGCACCAGTGTCAGCAGTCCAAAGAGAAGAAACATCCAGCTGGGACTGATTTTCAGGACTGTCGTGCAGAGATTGACCAAAACGGAGGCCAGCAGGACTCCGACCCAGCTGAAAAATTTGGAGGCGGCCAGGACTTGTCCGCGAATGGCGGCAGGGGCTTTGAGCTGAATGAAAGCATTGACGGGTACGATAAACAAACCGGCTCCCAGTCCGAACAGAAAGGTCAGAGAGAAGATGCCGGGATTTTGAGCGAACATTTCTTTGGCGTTCTGCGGGGAATGGGAATTGGGATTCACCAAACCGAGTGCAATGGCGGCGGCGGCCATCATCAGGCCCCCGATGGGAACAATCCCCAATTCAATCGAACGGCCGGACAGCTTGCCGGACAGGTAGGAGCCCAGCCCGATTGCCAGGGAAGCCACAACGAACAGCAGAGCGCTGAGTTCCTCGCTGGCCTTGCAGATTTCCAGGCCGTAGGGGATTAGATTGATTTGGGCAAAGGCTCCGAGAAAGAGGAAATAAGCTGCTGCTGCCATGGCGACCAGCAAAGCGGTTTCAGAACGGATGGCTTTTACGGTTCGCCAGATATCTTTAAAAAACAGGATGGAGGCCGAGACGGTTTTTCCGCCGGCGGGGGTTTTTTCAATTTGAAGGCTGGTGAGAACTCCGACAGCGGCCACAAGGATACACGCCGTATCCGCCAGCGGGTAATTGCGGTTTGCAGTCAGGATGAAAATGGGGGCGGCGGCGCTGCCGAGCACGATAGCCAGATAGGTCATCCCTTCGAGAAACCCGTTGGCCTTGGAGAGCTGGTCAGGGCGGACCAGTTCGGGGATGATGCCGTATTTGGAGGGGCCGAAGAAAGCGCTTTGGGTGCACATCAGGAACAGGACAAAGTAGAGCCCGTAAGCACTTTTGAACAGGAACATCAGCAGCCCAAGTGCCATGATAATGAGTTCAGCGATTTTGGCCAGAACGATGATGCTGCGTTTGCTGAAGCGGTCAGCCAGGATGCCCGCATAGGGTGTAAACAAAAGAAACGGGATGACAAAGATTCCGGCGGCCCAGGCGCCGATTTGTGCGGCTTTTTCTCGTCCAAACAGTCCAATCAGAAAAAGGACCATCAGCCAGCGATACAGGTT contains:
- a CDS encoding acyl-[ACP]--phospholipid O-acyltransferase; protein product: MKPKETNISVQAGGNHLSRSFLWHNATQFLGALNDNLYRWLMVLFLIGLFGREKAAQIGAWAAGIFVIPFLLFTPYAGILADRFSKRSIIVLAKIAELIIMALGLLMFLFKSAYGLYFVLFLMCTQSAFFGPSKYGIIPELVRPDQLSKANGFLEGMTYLAIVLGSAAAPIFILTANRNYPLADTACILVAAVGVLTSLQIEKTPAGGKTVSASILFFKDIWRTVKAIRSETALLVAMAAAAYFLFLGAFAQINLIPYGLEICKASEELSALLFVVASLAIGLGSYLSGKLSGRSIELGIVPIGGLMMAAAAIALGLVNPNSHSPQNAKEMFAQNPGIFSLTFLFGLGAGLFIVPVNAFIQLKAPAAIRGQVLAASKFFSWVGVLLASVLVNLCTTVLKISPSWMFLLFGLLTLVLAVGAVIRLPYPLLRFLAAVLTRLLYRLRVFGAEHIPASGPALLVSNHVSWADAVILMASLPRPVRFLMDKSLYQKKGLRWLFRLVKAIPVSPSDSPKSIFESIGQARRALQDGELVCVFPEGGITRTGQMNRFRPGFEKIAQGLDIPVIPAYLGGIWGSILSHYHGRLLSAWPKRLPYPVQVHFGKPLPADASAEEARQAVAELSCDYFESRKPHRISLGETFVRCARKHFRRPFISDISGKRLTWGKTLIAAVLLRDYLKNRTADQPNIGIFLPPSVGAVCANLAVALLNKTAVNLSYAVSLSDRQFMIEQTGLKTILTSRLFLEKINISPTALPGALFLEDLLTQFTPAQKRLAALKALFCPRRRLACAENFDPDQTAFILFSSGSSGKPKGILLSHHNILSNLEGALMIFRTLPHDKLCAVLPLFHSFGLTCTLWLPILAGVPVCFVPNPLDAKAVGQTVRTENATLLFATPTFLLNYMKRCEPDDFKTLRFIIAGAEKLKIELIEEFEKKFGIRPREGYGTTECSPLIAINVLDVEVAGARQIGTKEGSAGHPLPGIAVQIRHPETGRPVPVGQPGLLWVKGPNVMKGYLNLPEKTAQVLQNGWYNTGDIVTLDSDGFITITDRLSRFSKIGGEMVSHLTIEETCLKLLHLNEPLVAVTSLPDEKKGEQIVLLYVKDKVNPEDLYEKLAESDLPKLYLPRRENIIGIDEIPRLGSGKTDILKLRQLAKEYKEKHAENPDNPSR